CAAGTGTGCTGCTGTCCGTGACAATCTTGCCGGCACGCTGGGGACGGTTTGTTTTGGAGATTTGCCGAAAACCTTCCGGTATTCCCGCCAATTCGGCCCGTGGAATCCCGAGGAGTGCGGCGCGAACTTTGAGCGCGGCAATGTCGCCACCCTGGTAACCGGGGATACCGGCACCAACCTGACCTCGCAGTGGACGGTGATCATCCGCATCGATTGTGACGAACAGCGCAGGCCGCTGGGACTCAAGGCCACCTGCATCGATCCCCTCGCCTACCGCCCGGTGATCCGGGTGCATTTTGAGGTTACCAATCCCAACGGGTTTGCAGTTGAGATCCCGCATGGCCTCAACAACGCCCTCGAACCCGTGGCTTACCAGGGTGAGCAGCCGACCCTCTTCCCGCCCGGCCTCACAGAGTGGGAAGTCGAGATCGGCCGGCATGAAATCCTGCAGTGGCTGCTCGATGGCTCCATCGCCACTGCGAGCATGAGGCTCAACATCTGCAGTTACGCTACTCAGGATGATGTCTATATCGCTGGTGTCGGCGTTTTTTATGATACCAACAAGAACGGACGCTATGATCCGGGCGAAGCGCTGCTAGCGCCAGACTTTGAGGGCAAGATCGGTGAGATCTATCTGATCGATGTCGAGGGCAAGACCGTCGATTCCCGGGCCCTGGGCAGTGAACCCTTTATCCGCGCCGGCCGCAGCGTCAATTTCAATTTCCGGCAGCTCTGGGGCGAGTACTATCTCGTTCCGCAGCTGAGTGTGCCGCTGCCTGCTGGATACCGTATCTATCCCAACTACCGGGTGGTCCATACTGATGAATTCCCGTCGCCCTTCTACAGTCTCGATAATGATTTTGGACTGGTACCCTCCGGTTTTGCCGCCGATCCCGCAGCGAATCAGGATCTGCCCTGGATCGCAACGCTCGACTGGTACCTGAACCATCCGGTCAAGCCCAGTGTGGCCAAGTCCGCTTCCGAACAGGCTCCGCTCGCGGTGGTGCCCGCCAATTTTATGCTGCAGCAGAATTACCCTAATCCCTTCAATCCGTTTACCACGATCGGCTACGATCTGGCCGAACCCGCTCGGGTGACGTTGACGATTTATACCGTGACGGGGACGGTGGTTGCGCGTCTGGTTGAAGAAGAGCAGTCGGCAGGCAGCTACTCCCGAATCTGGGATGCGGCCCAGAATCCCAGCGGCATCTACTTTTACGAACTCAAAGCTGGCAGTTACCGTCAGGTCAAGCGGATGCTGCTGATGAAGTAAGACTTGCCGAAGAACCGGGCTCCCTCGAAAGAGGGAGCCTTTTTATTATGCGGGTTTTCATCCGGACAATGCAGCCGGATGAGGCGTTTGGCACGACGGCGAAGCGGTTCCTTAATGATTAGTGTTGCAAATCAGTCCAATAATTATTAACTTTTTTCGTTGTGCCCATCCAGCGCGACGCTCTGATCCGCCCAGATCTGCCCCTATAGCTCAGCTGGATAGAGCAGCGGTTTCCTAAACCGTTGGTCGCAGGTTCAAATCCTGCTAGGGGTACAAAAAAAGCCCTTGATGCGCTGCGCGTCAAGGGCTTTTTTCTAGTAGACCGCATTATTTGCAGGAGCGTCCGGTAAATGGTAAAGTGACCGTCACCTCGGTACGGACAACAACCCGCCGCAGGGACTTAGAGTCCTGCGGCTGTGCCGGATGGGTTCCTCTCCGCACGGCCCCCTTAGCGCAACAGCAGGATCTTTCGCGTATCCATCCGGTCTCCGCTGATCAGCACGCAGATATAGACCCCGGCGGGACAGGGGAGCCCTGCCTCATTCCGGCTGTCCCACGTGAGACGATGCAGTCCCGCCTCGGCAAAGCTGTGGAACAGGGTCCTGACTTTTTGCCCCAGTACATTATACAGCTCCATCCTCGTTTGACCCGGGCGCTCGAGGGTGAACTCGATTTCTGTGGTGGGATTAAAGGGATTGGGATAATTTTGGCTGAGCATGAATCCCTGAGGCAGCGGCCGGGTTTTGCCGAAAACCGCCGTCACCGATTGAATGGTACGGCAGAACTTACTATTACGGGTTCCCGCCAGGATGTACCCATTCCTGTCAATGGCCATTGACGTAATTTCGAGACTCTGCAATCCGGTATTGAATGGTTTCCAGCTGGTTCCACGGTCTGTTGAGCAAAAGATGCCCGAATCGGTTCCGGCAAAAACGAGTCCGCTTGGCTCGGTTATGAACGAGCGGATGCTGCGGCTTGTGATCCCGTTGGTGATCAAACTCCAGTTCGCGCCATTATCGGTGGAGCGAAAGGCGCCGTCGCCCATGGTTCCGGTGTAAAGGGTCCCAGTGGAGTCCACAGCGAGGGTGAGCACGCGGGAATTGACCTTGAATCCCTTGTTGATTGAGACCCATGTGGCTCCGTTATCGGTCGACCGGAACAAGCCATTGGACCAGCTCCCGGCGAAGATATGTCCCTTGGAATTGATGGCCAAGGCACTATAGTTGGTGGAAACCTGTCCGTTGTTAAGGAGGGTCCAGGTATTACCACCATTGGTCGATTTGAACAAGGCACCATTCCAGGTACTGGAAAAGATCTGATTGCTGGCGTCGATGACCAGCGCGCTGTTGTTCAAGGCCTTGAGGTCGTTATGGACGACGGACCAGTTCTCCCCGTTGTCGGTTGAGCGGAAAATGCCGTTCATCACACTGCCAGCGAAAAGGACGCCATCGGTGGCGACGGCCAGAGAACTGATATTTAGATCGGTCAATCCCTTGTTGACGGGGGTCCAGCTGTTGCCATAGTCCGTCGAACGAAGGATGCCACTGCGCTCGCTGCCGACAAAAATGGAATTGTCGGCGCCTACGGCTATAGGCGAGATGGACCCGATCGCCAGGTTATTTACCTCTTCCCAGGTGTCCTTCGTCGTGAGAAAATACGCGCCGGCAAAGGTGATGGTGTCCCGGCCGGCCAGCGTTAAATGCTCTTCGGGTGGAGAAGAATAGCCTGGCACCGCGCCATACCGGATCGTATACTCGCCGATGGGCACATTCGCGATCTCCATTTTCCTGCCTGTTCCGACATAGATGGACGGCCCTGTTATGGAGAAGCTGGCCTGATCCAGATTAGTGGTAACCTGGATAGTTCCGAACTTGGGGGATCCCGACTGGATGACGGATATACTCCGGTTCAACCCCGCTCCACTGACGATAACCGTTCCCTGGCGCAAACTGGCTGTGGGATTGGCGGTGACGGCAACGGTCAAGTGGCCATCCAGCATCCCGCTTGCCGGTGATACCGTGATCCACGGGACCTCTCCATGCGCGTTCCAACTCAGGTTAGCGTGCAGCGTTACCATGTTTTGGGCCGAGTCCGCACTGAAGGTCAATTCGCCTGGCGAGACCGTCAATATCGCCGCGGCACCCGCTTGCGTAACAGTCAGGGTCCTCGACAGGCCGGCACCTGAAATGGTCAGAATGCCATTGCGTGGGCTAACCAAAGGATTAGCCGCCACCGAGACGGTCACAGTCGTATCATGGTTACCGCTGCTAGGTGAGACGGTGACCCACTCCAGGGTGTCCAGTACATTCCAGGTGATGTTAGCCGTTACGGAGAAAGAGGCGCTGGAAGATCCCGCGTAATAAGAAAGCGTGGGAGGGGAGAGGCTCAATATCGCAGGTGCGCCGGACTGGGTGACGGAGACGATCCTGGTCAGACCGCCTCCCGTGATCGTCACCGTCCCTTTCCGGCTGTCCGTTGCGGGATTGGCTGCCACAGTGACGATCACTGTGGTATCATTTGAACCACCCGAGGGCGATACGGTGATCCAGGAAGCATCATTACTCGCACCCCAATGGACATTGGAAAAAACCGAGAATGGGATGCTGGCCGAAGCTGCGCCAAAAGAAAGCGCCAGCGGTGTAACCGTCAGGACCGCAGCGGCACCGGATTGAGTTACCGCAACGGTTCGGGTTACTCCGCCTCCGGTCACAACGACAATACCCGTCCGGGAACTGGTGGAAAGATTGGCTGTGACACTCACCACGAGTGTGGTATCGTTCTGACCGCTGGTGGGCGACAAGACGATCCATGCCGCATCGGCCGCCGCAGACCAGGATACATTACTGGTTACCGCAAAAGATTTCTTCGATGATTCGGCACCAAAGGCGAGTTCCGGCGGCGCAAGGGAAAGGGCTGCGGCTGAACCGGCTTGTGAAACGGAGAGTGTCCGGGTCACGCCGCCGCCGATGACAGTGATCACTCCGCTACGGATGGTAGTGGAGGGATTGGCGGATACATGAACCGTCACATCGGCATCATTCGGTCCGCTGATCGGAGTGAGGGTGATCCACGGGGTGTTAGCGC
The sequence above is a segment of the bacterium genome. Coding sequences within it:
- a CDS encoding BACON domain-containing carbohydrate-binding protein; this encodes GGITRTVTVVQAAAYYLTVTPASQSVANTAGTTTFSIASNTAWTVSDDAAWLTLSTAGGSGDATLTATFTANDVTTTRTGTITLTGGGITRTVTVVQAAAYYLTVDPASRPVPNTAGSVTFSIASNASWSTSDDAAWLTLSTSGGSGNATLTATFTASDVTTSRTGTITITGGGITRTVTVVQAAAYYLTITPASQSVIRFAGTTSFSVASNTSWTVSDNMAWLTVSPSSGSNNATLTASFTDNDITSARTATVTITGGGITRTVTVVQDAADYLTVTPDSRLVLSNAGRTSFSVQANIRWTTAINADWLTLSPSYSNGDNTLHADYTANNSPSARSATITVSGAGITRRVTLTQSGIAANLTLSAISLSFGAGSSSTTISITSNVSWSISDDAAWMSVLPVSGTNNADVSITVTANPSISSRSGTVTVTGGGLTRTITVTQSGAPAALMASPVSLSFGAGPGSTTFAITSNISWKITNDAGWLSVTPASGANDAVATVTVNANAGTTSRTGTITLSGSGITRTVTILQSGDAAVLTVNPGSLAFEADSTSKSIMVTSNISWSVSDNAPWIFESPANGVNNGSVSILVSSNRSITARSGTVTVSGGGINRSVNITQSAAAPAVTLDPPGLSFAADSGSSRFSITTNVPWSASANTPWITLTPISGPNDADVTVHVSANPSTTIRSGVITVIGGGVTRTLSVSQAGSAAALSLAPPELAFGAESSKKSFAVTSNVSWSAAADAAWIVLSPTSGQNDTTLVVSVTANLSTSSRTGIVVVTGGGVTRTVAVTQSGAAAVLTVTPLALSFGAASASIPFSVFSNVHWGASNDASWITVSPSGGSNDTTVIVTVAANPATDSRKGTVTITGGGLTRIVSVTQSGAPAILSLSPPTLSYYAGSSSASFSVTANITWNVLDTLEWVTVSPSSGNHDTTVTVSVAANPLVSPRNGILTISGAGLSRTLTVTQAGAAAILTVSPGELTFSADSAQNMVTLHANLSWNAHGEVPWITVSPASGMLDGHLTVAVTANPTASLRQGTVIVSGAGLNRSISVIQSGSPKFGTIQVTTNLDQASFSITGPSIYVGTGRKMEIANVPIGEYTIRYGAVPGYSSPPEEHLTLAGRDTITFAGAYFLTTKDTWEEVNNLAIGSISPIAVGADNSIFVGSERSGILRSTDYGNSWTPVNKGLTDLNISSLAVATDGVLFAGSVMNGIFRSTDNGENWSVVHNDLKALNNSALVIDASNQIFSSTWNGALFKSTNGGNTWTLLNNGQVSTNYSALAINSKGHIFAGSWSNGLFRSTDNGATWVSINKGFKVNSRVLTLAVDSTGTLYTGTMGDGAFRSTDNGANWSLITNGITSRSIRSFITEPSGLVFAGTDSGIFCSTDRGTSWKPFNTGLQSLEITSMAIDRNGYILAGTRNSKFCRTIQSVTAVFGKTRPLPQGFMLSQNYPNPFNPTTEIEFTLERPGQTRMELYNVLGQKVRTLFHSFAEAGLHRLTWDSRNEAGLPCPAGVYICVLISGDRMDTRKILLLR